The window GACGATGATTTTCGACGAGATCGACCGGGGCGTCGGCGGCGCGACTGCGGATGCAGTTGGTCGACGGTTGGCGAGTGTGGCTACGGGCGCCCAGGTGCTGGTGGTGACGCATTCACCACAGGTGGCGGCGCTTGGGGCGCATCATTTCCGTGTGGCGAAGTCCGAGACGGACGGTGTGACGACGACGCGCGTGGCACCACTGGAGGCGGACGAGCGTGTTGACGAGATCGCGCGGATGCTTGCGGGTGACGTTATCACCGATGAAGCACGATCCGCTGCGAAGGTGCTGCTGAAGGGCTGAGGATCGTCCCGCCGCATGCCGGCTGGCGGCATGGGCGGCGGGAAAGCGGGATCATCAGAGCAGGACGACTTGCGTTCCGATCTCGGCGAGTTCGAACAGCTCCTCGATATGCTCGTTGAACAGGCCGATGCAGCCGTTGGAGGACCGACGGCCGATCTTGCGGACATCGTTGGTTCCGTGGATGCGGTAGTATTGCCACGAGAGGTTGAGTGCGCGGGTGCCGAGCGGGTTCTGTGGGCCCGGGCCGACGTAGGTGGGCAGATCGGGATTGCGTTCGAGCATCGACGGAGTCGGCCGCCACTCGGGCCCGTTGCGCTTCAGCGTCACCTCCGTGCGGCCACGGCGGGTGAGTTCGTCGGTGAGGGGAACGGAGCTGGGATAGAGGCGGGTGGTGACACCATCAGAGCCCCAGAAATAGACTGTTCGAGCCTCCGTGTCGCAGAGGATCGCACCATTGTCGAGGTTCTCGAAATGGTCCTGCCACTTGCGGACGGTGAAGCCGGAGATGCGCCGTTTGA of the Algicella marina genome contains:
- a CDS encoding L,D-transpeptidase encodes the protein MSLTRRQFTALGLAAAGTALAAPAFAQVAEVPSDTGGVKRRISGFTVRKWQDHFENLDNGAILCDTEARTVYFWGSDGVTTRLYPSSVPLTDELTRRGRTEVTLKRNGPEWRPTPSMLERNPDLPTYVGPGPQNPLGTRALNLSWQYYRIHGTNDVRKIGRRSSNGCIGLFNEHIEELFELAEIGTQVVLL